One window of Vibrio atlanticus genomic DNA carries:
- a CDS encoding DUF2164 domain-containing protein yields the protein MTIQLDSKQKSELTHTLQKYLQDELDVELGQFDTEFLVDFISKKFGAVYYNKGIEDAQKVMERKMLDISDELYEIEQIVEI from the coding sequence ATGACCATTCAATTAGATTCAAAGCAAAAATCCGAACTCACTCATACACTTCAAAAGTACCTACAAGATGAGCTCGATGTAGAGCTTGGTCAGTTCGACACTGAATTCTTAGTCGACTTCATCAGTAAAAAGTTTGGAGCCGTGTATTACAACAAGGGGATAGAAGACGCTCAAAAAGTGATGGAACGTAAGATGTTAGACATATCAGATGAGCTCTATGAAATTGAACAAATCGTTGAAATATAA
- a CDS encoding YceI family protein: MKKSIIATGLAFAMAMPFAANAADYVIDTKGAHASVNFKVSHLGYSFIQGRFNTFSGDFSFDESNVEASKINVTVDTTSLDSNHAERDKHIRSGDFINAGKFSDATFNSTKVVDKGDGKLEVMGDLKLHGVTKPIVIEAEFIGAGQDPWGGERAGFVGTTRLELADFNIPVMGASSYVDMDLHVEGVKK, translated from the coding sequence ATGAAAAAGTCAATTATCGCTACAGGATTAGCATTTGCTATGGCAATGCCTTTCGCTGCGAACGCCGCTGATTACGTGATTGATACAAAAGGTGCGCATGCTTCAGTTAACTTCAAAGTTAGCCACCTAGGTTACAGCTTTATCCAAGGTCGTTTTAACACATTCTCAGGTGACTTCTCATTTGATGAGAGCAACGTTGAAGCGTCTAAAATCAACGTAACGGTTGATACAACTAGCCTTGACTCAAACCACGCAGAGCGTGATAAGCACATCCGTAGCGGTGATTTCATCAATGCTGGTAAGTTTTCTGATGCGACATTCAACAGCACAAAAGTGGTTGATAAAGGCGACGGCAAACTTGAAGTTATGGGTGACCTTAAACTTCACGGTGTAACTAAGCCTATCGTTATCGAAGCTGAATTCATCGGTGCTGGTCAAGACCCATGGGGTGGTGAGCGTGCTGGTTTCGTTGGTACAACTCGTCTAGAGCTTGCTGACTTCAATATCCCAGTAATGGGCGCTTCAAGCTATGTAGACATGGATCTGCATGTTGAAGGTGTAAAGAAGTAA
- a CDS encoding cytochrome b → MNNNVKNYNPLARAMHWISALAIFGLFGVGLWMVDLSYYSEWYKTAPDYHRSVGILLAAVTIIRLLWKLVTASPNVEGKSYEVVAAKIAHGFMYINLAVLFISGYLISTSDGRGIEVFNWFTVPSMGELFVNQSDLAGTVHYYAAWVLIIMASVHALAAIKHHVIDKDDTLRKMIGASK, encoded by the coding sequence ATGAACAACAACGTCAAAAATTACAATCCTCTAGCAAGAGCAATGCACTGGATCTCAGCACTCGCAATATTTGGCCTATTTGGTGTAGGCCTATGGATGGTTGATCTTTCTTACTATAGTGAGTGGTACAAAACAGCACCAGACTACCACCGTTCGGTAGGCATTCTTTTGGCTGCCGTTACCATTATCCGCTTGCTTTGGAAGCTAGTTACCGCGTCACCTAATGTGGAAGGTAAAAGCTATGAAGTTGTAGCGGCGAAGATCGCTCATGGATTTATGTACATTAACTTAGCGGTTTTATTTATTTCAGGTTATTTGATTTCGACATCAGATGGCCGTGGGATCGAGGTATTCAATTGGTTCACTGTACCAAGTATGGGTGAACTATTTGTAAACCAATCTGATCTCGCAGGAACGGTTCACTACTATGCTGCATGGGTACTGATCATTATGGCATCAGTGCACGCCTTAGCGGCGATAAAACACCACGTTATCGACAAAGACGATACGCTACGAAAAATGATAGGAGCTTCAAAATGA
- a CDS encoding efflux RND transporter permease subunit — protein sequence MNIAEYSIKNKVISWLFLVILAIGGVSSFGNLSRLEDPAFTIKDAMIISTYPGATSMEVEEELTYPLEKEIRQLPYIDKITSTSSNGMSQIMVSMKMDYGPDELPQIWDEMRRKINDLQPTLPSGVNSVQIIDDFGDVFGVMIMLTGDGYDYVQLKQYADYLTREIELVDGVGKVSIAGDQQEQLFVEMSLERLAALNLDMSMVTSLLAQQNSVVSAGEVMLNGQSLTIKPNGTLSTVEELENLIIHGRDTGNLIRLKDVAEVTRGIQEKPGNVLTYNGKPAINLGIAFSSGVNVVEIGKALDAELDRLESIKPAGVELNYFYNQAQEVDKSVADFLISLVEAVAIVIIVLLFAMGLRSGLIIGLVLLLTVFGTFILMDYNDVELHRISLGALIIALGMLVDNAIVVVEGILVGLKKGKTKLQAAKDIVKQTQWPLLGATIIAITAFAPIGLSKDATGEFMGSLFWVLCFSLFLSWVTALTLTPFLAEMLLKEEDKVDENEDPYKGILFVVFGASLKFALRFRWLTVVSMIAMLAGSIVGFGMVKQQFFPPSNTPMFYVDMWMPEGTDVRETIKQTEKVESYIRQQDDVEFVTTTVGQGMQRFALTYQPEKSYEAYSQLQVRTTDRDTMFKALAALDKDLANEFEQPTFQFKLIEFGPSPASKIEARIIGADPKVLRSIAVEVEDVLLADPGSRNVRHDWRERTKELVPLFNESKARRLGISKTDLSETLQMAFGGYNIGLLRDGTHMLPIVARLPEEERFDFESLNNVKIWSPSLQTYIPVEQVIDGVELQWSEPLIQRRDRKRTLTVLADHDVLGDETPASLFARVKPQVEALALPEGYSISWGGEYESSKDAQESLFGSLPMGYLLMFIITMLLFNSVRKPLVIWFTVPLSIIGVSIGLLGTNMPFSFTAFLGLLSLSGMILKNGIVLLDQINTELSTGKDPYLAVIDSAISRVRPVSMAALTTILGMIPLVFDAFFGSMAITIMAGLGFATVLTLIVVPVMFAILYRIKPSTAGY from the coding sequence ATGAACATCGCAGAATATTCAATAAAAAACAAAGTAATCAGCTGGCTGTTTCTAGTCATTTTGGCCATTGGCGGTGTGTCGTCTTTTGGCAACCTATCCCGTTTAGAAGACCCAGCTTTTACCATTAAAGATGCAATGATTATTTCAACTTACCCTGGCGCTACGTCAATGGAAGTTGAGGAAGAACTGACTTACCCACTTGAGAAAGAGATAAGACAGCTCCCTTATATCGACAAGATCACATCGACCTCATCGAATGGCATGTCTCAAATTATGGTCAGCATGAAGATGGACTACGGTCCAGACGAGCTACCACAAATCTGGGATGAAATGCGCCGTAAGATCAACGATCTACAGCCAACACTACCCAGTGGTGTTAACTCAGTTCAGATCATTGATGATTTTGGTGACGTATTTGGTGTGATGATCATGCTGACCGGTGATGGCTACGATTATGTCCAGCTGAAACAGTACGCAGATTACCTAACGCGTGAAATCGAACTGGTCGACGGTGTCGGTAAAGTAAGCATTGCAGGTGATCAACAAGAACAACTGTTTGTTGAGATGTCGCTTGAGCGTTTAGCAGCGCTGAACTTAGATATGTCGATGGTAACGTCACTGTTAGCACAACAAAACAGTGTGGTATCGGCAGGTGAGGTAATGTTGAATGGCCAAAGCCTAACGATCAAACCTAACGGTACGCTGAGCACAGTTGAAGAGCTAGAAAACCTAATCATTCATGGTCGTGACACTGGCAATCTGATTCGTTTGAAAGATGTTGCTGAGGTCACTCGCGGTATTCAAGAAAAACCGGGCAATGTATTAACTTACAACGGCAAACCAGCGATCAACCTAGGTATTGCGTTCTCTTCAGGCGTAAACGTGGTTGAAATAGGTAAAGCATTGGATGCGGAACTGGATCGCCTAGAAAGTATTAAACCAGCGGGTGTAGAACTGAACTATTTCTACAACCAAGCGCAAGAAGTAGACAAATCAGTGGCTGACTTTTTAATCAGCCTAGTTGAAGCGGTAGCCATCGTTATTATTGTTCTGCTGTTCGCAATGGGTTTACGCAGTGGTTTGATTATCGGTTTAGTCCTTCTACTGACCGTATTCGGTACGTTCATTCTTATGGACTACAACGATGTCGAACTGCACCGCATCTCACTGGGTGCTTTGATCATCGCGCTCGGTATGCTGGTGGACAACGCGATTGTTGTCGTTGAAGGTATTCTGGTTGGTTTAAAGAAAGGAAAGACTAAGCTTCAAGCAGCGAAAGACATCGTGAAGCAAACACAATGGCCACTGTTAGGTGCAACCATTATCGCTATCACAGCGTTTGCACCGATTGGTTTGTCGAAAGATGCGACAGGCGAGTTCATGGGTTCGCTGTTCTGGGTACTGTGTTTCTCACTGTTTTTGAGTTGGGTAACAGCACTAACGCTAACGCCGTTCCTTGCCGAGATGTTGCTTAAAGAAGAAGACAAGGTCGATGAGAACGAAGACCCATACAAAGGTATTCTGTTCGTTGTATTCGGCGCGTCTCTGAAATTTGCATTGCGCTTCCGATGGCTAACTGTCGTCAGTATGATTGCTATGCTAGCTGGTTCGATTGTTGGTTTTGGTATGGTGAAGCAACAGTTCTTCCCACCATCAAACACGCCAATGTTTTACGTCGATATGTGGATGCCAGAGGGCACAGATGTTCGTGAAACCATTAAGCAAACTGAAAAGGTTGAAAGCTACATTCGCCAGCAAGACGACGTTGAGTTTGTAACCACAACAGTTGGCCAAGGCATGCAACGCTTCGCGCTGACATACCAACCAGAGAAAAGCTACGAAGCGTACAGCCAGTTGCAAGTAAGAACGACTGACCGCGACACCATGTTTAAGGCTCTAGCGGCGTTAGACAAAGACTTAGCAAACGAATTTGAACAACCAACGTTCCAGTTCAAATTGATTGAGTTTGGTCCATCACCAGCTTCAAAAATTGAAGCGCGTATTATCGGTGCTGACCCTAAAGTATTGCGTAGTATTGCAGTTGAAGTCGAAGACGTTTTACTTGCTGATCCAGGCTCACGAAATGTTCGTCACGACTGGCGTGAACGCACTAAAGAGCTAGTGCCGCTATTTAACGAGTCAAAGGCACGTCGTCTTGGCATTTCAAAAACTGACCTTTCTGAAACGTTACAAATGGCGTTTGGTGGCTACAACATCGGTTTACTGCGTGATGGTACTCATATGTTACCTATCGTTGCGCGTTTACCTGAAGAAGAGCGTTTTGACTTTGAATCACTGAACAATGTGAAGATTTGGAGCCCATCACTGCAAACCTACATTCCCGTAGAACAAGTGATCGATGGGGTTGAGCTTCAATGGTCTGAGCCACTGATTCAACGTCGTGATAGAAAGCGTACGCTAACCGTATTGGCTGACCACGATGTACTTGGTGATGAAACACCCGCGAGTTTGTTTGCTCGTGTGAAACCACAAGTAGAAGCATTGGCTCTACCAGAAGGTTACAGCATCAGTTGGGGCGGCGAATACGAAAGCTCTAAAGATGCACAAGAATCTCTATTTGGTTCACTACCAATGGGTTACTTGCTGATGTTTATTATTACCATGCTTTTGTTTAACTCGGTTCGTAAGCCGCTTGTGATTTGGTTTACGGTACCACTTTCTATCATTGGTGTTTCGATTGGTCTGCTAGGGACTAATATGCCATTCAGTTTCACGGCTTTCCTAGGCTTACTGAGCTTAAGTGGCATGATTTTGAAAAATGGTATCGTCCTGCTTGACCAGATAAACACTGAACTCTCAACAGGCAAAGACCCATATCTAGCGGTTATCGACAGCGCGATCAGTCGTGTACGACCGGTATCTATGGCAGCACTAACGACTATCTTGGGCATGATTCCCTTGGTATTCGATGCATTTTTCGGCTCGATGGCGATTACCATCATGGCAGGCTTAGGCTTTGCTACAGTACTAACGCTAATAGTAGTACCAGTGATGTTCGCCATTCTATATAGAATCAAACCGTCCACTGCGGGTTATTAG
- a CDS encoding EAL domain-containing protein, with product MQFIAKYQDLTLTSVYQPIFDSSLTQIGVEALVRISNCKGDIVRPDHFFHSDETSYTDKINVERLSRAIHIRNFAQSTVRHLNLFLNVLPNVGELFASEKVKDTLLAKRLHELNLSCEQIVMELVELNVESEERLKNAAHSLADNGFQIAVDDFGAQASTEQRVRHITPHIIKIDRSVMLDFENGDTRKMELVVKLANQIGAKTVIEGIETQQQLTAMQSLGFDMYQGYHLAMPKPIELDIRLAI from the coding sequence ATGCAGTTTATTGCGAAATACCAAGACTTAACACTTACAAGTGTCTACCAACCTATATTTGATTCTTCTTTGACTCAGATAGGTGTAGAGGCTTTGGTTCGTATTTCCAATTGTAAAGGTGATATCGTTCGCCCAGATCACTTCTTCCATTCAGACGAAACCTCATACACAGACAAAATCAACGTAGAGAGACTGAGTCGAGCCATTCACATCCGTAACTTCGCACAATCGACGGTCCGTCACTTAAACCTTTTTTTGAACGTTCTTCCAAACGTGGGTGAGTTGTTTGCCTCTGAAAAAGTAAAAGACACTCTGTTAGCTAAACGTCTTCACGAGCTTAACTTATCGTGCGAACAAATCGTCATGGAGTTGGTCGAACTTAATGTAGAAAGTGAAGAACGTTTAAAAAACGCGGCCCACTCACTTGCAGATAATGGTTTTCAAATCGCGGTTGATGACTTTGGAGCACAGGCGTCAACAGAGCAACGTGTTCGCCATATCACTCCTCATATCATCAAAATCGATCGCTCTGTGATGTTGGATTTTGAAAACGGTGATACTCGAAAAATGGAGTTAGTAGTTAAGCTTGCCAACCAAATCGGTGCAAAGACGGTCATCGAAGGGATAGAAACCCAACAGCAACTGACTGCGATGCAAAGTTTAGGCTTCGATATGTATCAAGGCTATCACTTAGCCATGCCAAAGCCGATTGAGTTGGATATCCGCCTAGCAATCTAG